In Denitratisoma sp. DHT3, one DNA window encodes the following:
- a CDS encoding IS481 family transposase — protein sequence MSEVHAQARTTPRTRTEIKQSSASLAELAERYNISVATARKWKRRDSPEDLSHRPHKLCTTLTPAQEAIVVALRRLTLLPLDDLVAVVREFINPEVSRSGLDRCLRRHGVANLRQQQAEALADAGEIQPSVKTFKDYEPGFLHMDIKYLPQMPDEKERRYLFVAIDRATRWVFMHIYADQSERSSVDFLNRLERAAPMKIVKLLTDNGSQFTDRFTSKKREPTGRHVFDVRCAALNIEHRLCPPRHPQTNGMVERFNGRISEVVSQTRFASAAELETTLARYVKTYNQQIPQRALNHRSPIQALKEWQQKKPELFKKRVYNQAGLDNYFH from the coding sequence ATGAGTGAAGTCCACGCCCAAGCCCGAACGACCCCTCGAACGCGAACAGAGATCAAGCAGTCATCCGCATCGCTGGCTGAGTTGGCAGAACGCTACAACATCAGCGTAGCGACCGCGCGTAAGTGGAAGCGGCGCGATAGTCCGGAGGATTTATCGCACCGCCCGCACAAGCTCTGTACCACGCTGACGCCTGCGCAAGAGGCGATTGTCGTGGCGTTACGGCGCCTGACGCTGCTGCCGTTAGATGACCTGGTGGCTGTGGTGCGCGAATTCATCAATCCGGAAGTCTCGCGCTCGGGACTGGATCGCTGCTTGCGCCGCCATGGCGTGGCCAACCTGCGCCAACAACAAGCCGAGGCACTGGCCGATGCAGGCGAAATCCAGCCCTCTGTCAAAACCTTCAAGGATTACGAGCCAGGCTTCCTGCACATGGATATCAAGTACTTACCGCAGATGCCCGACGAAAAAGAGCGGCGCTACCTGTTTGTGGCTATCGATCGCGCCACACGCTGGGTGTTCATGCATATCTATGCCGATCAAAGCGAGCGTAGCAGCGTGGATTTTTTGAACCGCCTGGAACGCGCCGCACCGATGAAGATCGTCAAACTGCTCACGGACAACGGCAGCCAGTTTACCGACCGCTTCACAAGCAAAAAGCGTGAGCCCACAGGACGCCACGTCTTTGATGTACGCTGCGCGGCGCTGAACATCGAGCACCGCCTGTGCCCGCCACGCCACCCGCAGACCAACGGGATGGTCGAGCGTTTCAATGGCCGAATCAGTGAGGTGGTGAGCCAGACCCGATTTGCTTCAGCCGCTGAGTTGGAGACGACGCTTGCGCGCTATGTAAAAACCTACAACCAGCAGATTCCGCAGCGCGCACTCAACCATCGTTCTCCCATTCAGGCGCTCAAGGAATGGCAGCAGAAAAAACCAGAATTGTTCAAAAAACGTGTTTATAACCAGGCGGGACTAGACAATTACTTCCATTGA
- the leuS gene encoding leucine--tRNA ligase, with amino-acid sequence MQEKYTPTEIEQAAQAHWENTRAFRAVEDLAGQSGKPKYYCLSMFPYPSGKLHMGHVRNYTIGDVLTRWHKMRGYNVLQPMGWDAFGLPAENAAMQNGVPPAKWTYDNIAYMKKQLQSLGLAIDWSRELATCQPDYYKWNQWLFLRMLEKGIAYKKTQVVNWDPVDQTVLANEQVIDGRGWRTGAVVEKREIPGYYLRITQYADELLADLDQLPGWPERVRTMQANWIGKSHGVRFAFQYELPAAGGTTLPSPASGRGTEGEGNTAAAPSPLAPLPEGEGNRQSAEDAQKGLLWVYTTRADTIMGVTFVAVAAEHPLATHAARNNPELAAFIEECKHGSVMEADLATMEKKGVPTGIFVEHPLTGEQVEVWVGNYVLMGYGDGAVMGVPAHDERDGTFARKYGLAIKQVIAKAGETYDSETWREWYGDKSAGGVCVNSGKYDGLGYEAAVDAIAADLETRGLGGKQTQYRLRDWGLSRQRYWGCPIPIIHCETCGSVPVPDDQLPVKLPEDCVPDGSGNPLNKREDFLACACPQCGKPARRETDTMDTFIDSSWYYARYCAPDNAAHMVDERTAYWMPVDQYIGGIEHAILHLLYSRFWTKVMRDVGLVGYDEPFANLLTQGMVLNHIFSRRTEKGGIEYFAPEEIEPIKDEAGKVTGAKLIEDGSAVDYQGIGTMSKSKRNGVDPQSLIDQYGADTARFFMMFASPPEQTLEWADSGVEGAHRFLKRLWAFGVALAAGLGKAGGEPLPAKLPEALANLRREIHLTLKQANYDLSKHQFNTVASAAMKMLNALEKAPKDAAGHAAVASEGFSILLRLLSPITPHICHHLWRELGYPEGNGDILAAPWPEPEASALVQDEIELMLQVNGKLRGSLKVPAGADKAAIEAAALAAEAARKFMEGQPAKKVVVVPGRLVNIVV; translated from the coding sequence ATGCAGGAAAAATACACCCCGACCGAAATCGAGCAGGCCGCCCAGGCCCATTGGGAAAACACCCGGGCCTTCCGGGCCGTGGAGGACCTCGCCGGTCAAAGCGGCAAGCCCAAGTATTACTGCCTGTCGATGTTCCCCTACCCCTCGGGCAAGCTGCACATGGGGCACGTGCGGAACTACACCATCGGCGACGTGCTGACCCGCTGGCACAAGATGCGCGGCTACAACGTGCTCCAGCCCATGGGCTGGGACGCCTTCGGCCTGCCCGCCGAGAACGCCGCCATGCAGAACGGCGTGCCGCCGGCGAAGTGGACCTACGACAACATCGCCTACATGAAGAAGCAGCTCCAGTCCCTGGGACTGGCGATCGACTGGAGCCGGGAGCTGGCCACCTGCCAGCCCGACTACTACAAGTGGAACCAGTGGCTGTTCCTGCGCATGCTGGAAAAGGGCATCGCCTACAAGAAGACCCAGGTGGTGAACTGGGACCCGGTGGACCAGACGGTGCTCGCCAACGAGCAGGTGATCGACGGCCGCGGCTGGCGCACCGGCGCCGTGGTGGAAAAACGCGAGATTCCCGGTTACTACCTGCGCATCACCCAGTACGCCGACGAGCTGCTGGCGGACCTGGACCAGCTTCCCGGCTGGCCGGAGCGGGTGCGCACCATGCAGGCCAACTGGATCGGCAAGAGCCACGGCGTGCGCTTCGCCTTTCAGTACGAGCTGCCCGCCGCAGGCGGCACGACGCTTCCCTCTCCCGCAAGCGGGAGAGGGACTGAGGGTGAGGGCAATACCGCAGCCGCCCCCTCACCCCTAGCCCCTCTCCCAGAGGGAGAGGGGAACAGACAGAGCGCCGAAGACGCTCAAAAGGGTCTGCTCTGGGTCTACACGACGCGGGCCGACACCATCATGGGCGTCACCTTCGTCGCCGTGGCCGCCGAGCACCCCCTGGCCACCCATGCCGCCCGCAACAATCCCGAACTGGCCGCCTTCATCGAGGAATGCAAGCACGGCTCGGTGATGGAGGCGGATCTCGCCACCATGGAGAAGAAGGGCGTGCCCACCGGCATCTTCGTCGAGCATCCGCTGACCGGCGAACAAGTCGAGGTCTGGGTCGGCAACTACGTGCTGATGGGCTACGGCGACGGCGCCGTGATGGGCGTTCCCGCCCACGACGAGCGGGACGGCACCTTCGCCAGGAAATACGGCCTGGCCATCAAGCAGGTGATCGCCAAGGCCGGCGAGACCTACGACAGCGAGACCTGGCGGGAATGGTACGGCGACAAGAGCGCCGGCGGCGTCTGCGTCAATTCCGGCAAGTATGACGGCCTGGGCTACGAAGCGGCGGTGGATGCCATCGCCGCCGATCTGGAGACCCGTGGCCTGGGCGGCAAGCAGACCCAGTACCGGTTGCGCGACTGGGGCCTGTCCCGTCAGCGCTACTGGGGCTGCCCGATTCCCATCATCCACTGCGAGACTTGTGGCTCGGTGCCGGTACCCGACGACCAGCTGCCGGTGAAGCTACCCGAGGATTGCGTGCCCGACGGCTCCGGCAACCCGCTCAACAAACGGGAGGATTTCCTTGCCTGCGCCTGCCCCCAGTGCGGCAAGCCGGCCCGGCGCGAGACGGACACCATGGACACCTTCATCGACTCGTCCTGGTACTACGCCCGCTACTGCGCTCCCGACAACGCCGCCCACATGGTGGACGAGCGCACCGCCTACTGGATGCCGGTGGACCAGTACATCGGCGGCATCGAACACGCCATCCTGCACCTGCTCTACTCGCGCTTCTGGACCAAGGTGATGCGCGACGTGGGCCTCGTCGGCTACGACGAACCCTTCGCCAACCTGCTCACGCAAGGCATGGTGCTGAACCACATCTTCAGCCGCCGCACGGAGAAGGGCGGCATCGAATATTTCGCCCCCGAGGAGATCGAACCGATCAAGGACGAGGCCGGCAAGGTCACCGGCGCCAAGCTGATCGAGGACGGCAGCGCCGTGGATTACCAGGGCATCGGCACCATGTCCAAGTCCAAGCGCAACGGCGTCGATCCGCAGTCCCTGATCGACCAGTACGGCGCCGACACGGCGCGCTTTTTCATGATGTTCGCCTCGCCCCCGGAGCAGACCCTGGAATGGGCCGACTCCGGCGTCGAGGGTGCCCACCGCTTCCTCAAGCGCCTGTGGGCCTTCGGTGTGGCCTTGGCCGCGGGTCTGGGCAAAGCCGGCGGAGAACCGCTGCCCGCCAAGCTGCCCGAGGCCCTGGCGAATCTGCGGCGGGAAATCCACCTGACCCTGAAACAGGCCAACTACGACCTTTCCAAGCACCAGTTCAACACCGTGGCCTCGGCCGCCATGAAGATGCTGAACGCCCTGGAGAAGGCGCCGAAGGACGCGGCGGGTCATGCGGCCGTCGCCAGCGAAGGCTTCTCCATCCTGTTGCGCCTGCTCTCGCCGATCACGCCCCACATCTGCCACCACCTGTGGCGCGAACTGGGCTACCCGGAAGGCAATGGCGACATCCTCGCCGCCCCCTGGCCCGAACCCGAGGCGTCCGCCCTGGTGCAGGACGAGATCGAGCTGATGCTGCAGGTGAACGGCAAGCTGCGCGGCAGCCTCAAGGTGCCGGCCGGCGCCGACAAGGCCGCCATCGAGGCCGCCGCCCTGGCCGCCGAGGCCGCCCGGAAGTTCATGGAAGGCCAACCGGCGAAGAAGGTGGTGGTGGTGCCCGGCCGTCTGGTCAACATCGTGGTCTGA
- a CDS encoding UvrD-helicase domain-containing protein encodes MTPHLLDKLNPEQLAAVTLPAQHALILAGAGSGKTRVLITRIAWLISTNQATPQGILAVTFTNKAAKEMLTRLSAMLPINVRGMWIGTFHGLCNRMLRAHHRDAGLPQLFQILDTADQQAAIKRLLKALNVDDEKFPPRELQHFINAQKEQGLRPAAVEAWDDYTRRRVELYAAYEQQCQREGVVDFAELLLRCYELLERNEPLRRHYQARFRHILVDEFQDTNVLQYRWLKLLAGHAEGGRAAGLPQGAASHDPEPRSSGCIFAVGDDDQSIYGFRGAEVGNMRDFEREFEVANIIRLEQNYRSHGNILDAANAIIKHNERRLGKNLWTDAGAGEPIRVFEAFSDGDEARWIVEEVRALSRDGHTRREIALLYRSNAQSRILEHALFSAGIPYRVYGGLRFFERQEIKHALAYLRLIANSDDDTAFARVVNFPARGIGARSIEQLQDAARAAGSSLFAAIPQVPGKAGASLAAFAALIDKMRPAMDLPLPELVEHVVELSGLRQHYQNEKEGQERLANLDELVNAATSFVAEEGRELPESEDGEATGEPTGELSADLAAFLTHAALEAGEHQAGEGDDALQLMTVHSAKGLEFNVVFMSGMEEGLFPHENSILEAKGLEEERRLMYVAVTRARQRLYLSFAQTRMLHGQTRYGLSSRFIDEIPGELLKWLTPKAKKGGYAYEAADAFTPSPRPRAGGGGERGGLRVGQSVAHAKFGQGVIVNAEGSGSDARVQVNFGPAGMKWLALSVAKLEAL; translated from the coding sequence ATGACACCGCACCTCCTCGACAAGCTCAATCCCGAGCAGCTCGCCGCCGTCACCCTGCCCGCCCAGCACGCGCTGATCCTGGCCGGCGCCGGCTCGGGCAAGACCCGGGTGCTGATCACCCGCATCGCCTGGCTGATCTCGACCAACCAGGCAACGCCCCAGGGCATCCTGGCCGTGACCTTCACCAACAAGGCCGCCAAGGAGATGCTGACCCGGCTTTCCGCCATGCTGCCGATCAATGTTCGCGGCATGTGGATCGGCACCTTCCACGGCCTGTGCAACCGCATGCTGCGGGCGCATCACCGGGACGCCGGCCTGCCCCAACTGTTCCAGATCCTCGATACGGCCGACCAGCAGGCGGCGATCAAGCGCCTGCTGAAGGCGCTCAACGTCGATGACGAGAAATTCCCGCCGCGCGAACTACAGCATTTCATCAATGCCCAGAAGGAACAGGGACTGCGCCCGGCGGCGGTGGAGGCGTGGGACGACTACACCCGCCGCCGCGTCGAGCTCTACGCCGCCTACGAGCAGCAGTGCCAGCGCGAGGGCGTCGTCGACTTCGCCGAACTGCTGCTGCGCTGCTACGAGCTGCTGGAACGCAACGAGCCCCTGCGCCGGCATTACCAGGCGCGCTTCCGCCACATCCTGGTGGACGAGTTCCAGGACACGAACGTCCTTCAATACCGCTGGCTCAAACTGCTGGCGGGGCATGCGGAAGGAGGCCGTGCCGCCGGGCTGCCCCAAGGCGCGGCCAGTCACGACCCGGAGCCGCGCAGCAGTGGGTGCATTTTCGCCGTGGGCGACGACGACCAGTCGATCTACGGCTTCCGCGGCGCCGAGGTGGGGAACATGCGGGACTTCGAGCGCGAGTTCGAGGTGGCCAACATCATCCGCCTGGAGCAGAACTACCGTTCTCACGGCAACATCCTCGACGCCGCCAACGCCATCATCAAGCACAACGAAAGGCGCCTGGGCAAGAACCTGTGGACCGATGCCGGCGCCGGCGAGCCGATCCGGGTGTTCGAGGCGTTCTCCGACGGCGACGAGGCGCGCTGGATCGTCGAGGAAGTGCGGGCGCTTTCCCGCGACGGCCACACCCGGCGTGAGATCGCGCTGCTCTACCGCAGCAACGCCCAGTCACGGATCCTGGAGCATGCCCTGTTCTCGGCCGGCATTCCCTACCGGGTGTATGGCGGCCTGCGCTTTTTCGAGCGCCAGGAGATCAAGCACGCCCTGGCCTATCTGCGCCTGATCGCCAACAGCGACGACGACACCGCCTTCGCCCGGGTGGTGAACTTCCCGGCGCGGGGCATCGGCGCCCGCAGCATCGAACAATTGCAGGATGCCGCTCGTGCCGCCGGCAGCAGCCTGTTCGCGGCGATTCCGCAAGTGCCGGGCAAGGCCGGCGCCTCCCTGGCCGCCTTCGCCGCCCTGATCGATAAAATGCGCCCGGCCATGGACCTGCCGCTGCCGGAGCTGGTCGAGCACGTGGTCGAGCTGTCGGGCCTGCGCCAGCACTACCAGAACGAAAAGGAAGGCCAGGAACGCCTGGCCAACCTGGATGAACTCGTGAACGCCGCCACCAGCTTCGTCGCCGAGGAAGGGCGCGAACTGCCCGAGTCCGAGGACGGCGAAGCGACCGGGGAACCGACAGGGGAGCTGAGCGCCGACCTCGCCGCCTTCCTCACCCATGCGGCCCTGGAGGCCGGCGAGCACCAGGCCGGCGAGGGCGACGATGCGCTGCAACTGATGACGGTGCATTCCGCCAAGGGCCTGGAATTCAACGTGGTGTTCATGAGCGGTATGGAAGAGGGGCTGTTCCCCCACGAGAATTCCATTCTCGAAGCCAAGGGGCTGGAGGAGGAGCGGCGCCTGATGTACGTGGCGGTGACCCGGGCGCGGCAGCGCCTCTACCTGTCCTTCGCCCAGACCCGGATGCTGCACGGCCAGACCCGCTACGGCCTGTCCTCGCGCTTCATCGACGAAATTCCGGGTGAGCTCCTGAAATGGCTGACGCCCAAGGCGAAGAAGGGCGGCTATGCTTATGAGGCGGCCGACGCCTTCACGCCCTCGCCGCGGCCCCGCGCCGGGGGCGGCGGCGAACGGGGAGGCTTGCGGGTGGGGCAGAGCGTGGCTCACGCCAAGTTCGGCCAGGGCGTCATCGTCAATGCCGAGGGCAGCGGCAGCGACGCCCGCGTGCAAGTGAATTTCGGCCCCGCCGGCATGAAGTGGCTGGCACTGTCAGTGGCCAAACTGGAGGCGCTGTGA
- the lptE gene encoding LPS assembly lipoprotein LptE: MKKLIVLAHALLLTACGFQLRGSSDLPFETLYIALPETAELRVQLARTVQASSRTRVVDTPAEAQAVFSVSADNMAKNIVSLNTAGRVREYQLVRTFSFRVHDPKGQELIPPGQIVLRRDVTFADDQILSKENEENLLLRDMQNDLVQQLLRRFAAAKQLQK, from the coding sequence ATGAAAAAACTGATCGTCCTGGCCCACGCCCTCCTCCTCACGGCCTGCGGTTTCCAGTTGCGGGGCTCCAGCGACCTGCCGTTCGAGACCCTCTACATCGCCTTGCCGGAAACCGCGGAACTGCGCGTTCAACTGGCGCGCACCGTGCAGGCGTCGAGCAGGACGCGGGTGGTCGACACCCCGGCCGAGGCCCAGGCGGTCTTCAGCGTCAGCGCGGACAACATGGCCAAGAACATCGTGTCCCTCAACACCGCCGGCCGCGTGCGGGAATACCAGCTGGTCCGCACCTTCAGCTTCCGCGTCCATGACCCCAAGGGCCAGGAACTGATCCCCCCGGGCCAGATCGTGCTGCGCCGGGACGTCACCTTCGCCGACGATCAGATCCTGTCCAAGGAAAACGAGGAAAACCTGCTGCTGCGGGACATGCAGAACGATCTGGTGCAGCAGTTGCTTCGCCGCTTTGCAGCTGCGAAGCAACTGCAAAAGTGA
- the pcaD gene encoding 3-oxoadipate enol-lactonase gives MAILRSNGIDIRYRVEGEVRGDRPWLTLCHSLACDLSMWDDQIAALTSCFNVLRYDIRGHGGSSAPDLPYGFEMMVADLLGLLDGLGVAQTHFCGLSLGGMIGQYFALMAPRRLDRLVLCSTSSGYGAGNGVEKLWEQRIAQARAGGMAAMVEGTLERWFTEPYRCANPAVMERIGTLIRNTPLAGYAGCGRMVASLDTTGRLVDIQAPTLVLVGEDDAGTPPAMAEVIARGIPQARLELLPQASHLCNVEQAELFNELLLAFLG, from the coding sequence ATGGCGATTCTGCGGAGCAACGGCATCGACATTCGTTACCGGGTGGAGGGCGAGGTCCGCGGCGACCGTCCTTGGCTGACCCTGTGCCATTCGCTGGCCTGCGACCTCTCGATGTGGGACGACCAGATCGCGGCCCTGACCTCCTGCTTCAACGTCCTGCGCTACGACATCCGCGGCCACGGCGGTTCCAGCGCGCCGGACCTGCCCTATGGCTTCGAGATGATGGTGGCCGACCTCCTGGGTCTGCTGGATGGCCTGGGCGTGGCGCAGACCCACTTCTGCGGCCTGTCCCTGGGCGGCATGATCGGCCAGTATTTCGCCCTGATGGCGCCCCGGCGCCTCGACCGCCTGGTGCTGTGCTCCACCAGCAGCGGCTACGGCGCCGGCAACGGCGTCGAGAAACTCTGGGAGCAGCGCATCGCCCAGGCCCGCGCCGGCGGCATGGCGGCGATGGTGGAAGGCACCCTCGAACGCTGGTTCACCGAGCCCTATCGCTGCGCGAACCCGGCGGTGATGGAACGTATCGGCACCCTGATCCGCAATACGCCGCTGGCGGGTTATGCCGGCTGCGGGCGCATGGTGGCGAGCCTGGACACCACCGGGCGGCTGGTGGACATCCAGGCGCCGACCCTGGTGCTGGTGGGCGAGGACGACGCCGGCACGCCGCCGGCGATGGCCGAGGTGATCGCCCGCGGCATTCCTCAGGCGCGGCTGGAACTGCTGCCGCAGGCTTCGCACCTGTGCAACGTTGAGCAGGCGGAGCTGTTCAACGAGTTGCTGTTGGCTTTTCTGGGCTGA
- the holA gene encoding DNA polymerase III subunit delta encodes MQLRPEQLAAHLQKPLAPLYVVHGDEPLLAIEAADAIRAAARIQGFEDREVLTAGPGFRWDDLYLAAGNLSLFGGSKLIDLRIPSGKPGRDGGEALQRYCGTLGPGVATLISLPLLDWQARKAAWFTALMEAGVVLECNAPPLPQLPDWIAGRLARQQQSAPRAALEFIADHVEGNLLAAHQEIQKLALLHPAGTLSLEQVEDAVLDVARFDVDKLRAALLAGDLARCGRLLDGLRAEDTAPPLVLWALTSEVRTLAQVRSAMDRGLPADGALKEAKVFGPRQGPVRAAAQRISSAAARAALLHAARIDRMIKGLARGDIWDEMLQLALKLSK; translated from the coding sequence GTGCAGCTTCGTCCCGAGCAACTTGCCGCGCATTTGCAGAAACCACTGGCACCGCTGTATGTGGTGCATGGCGACGAACCGCTGCTGGCCATCGAGGCGGCGGACGCGATTCGGGCCGCCGCTCGGATCCAGGGCTTCGAGGACCGCGAAGTGCTGACCGCCGGCCCCGGTTTCCGCTGGGACGATCTGTACCTGGCCGCCGGCAATCTGTCGCTGTTCGGCGGCTCGAAGCTGATCGATCTGCGCATCCCCTCGGGCAAGCCGGGACGGGACGGCGGCGAAGCGCTGCAACGCTATTGCGGCACCCTCGGCCCCGGCGTCGCGACGCTGATCAGCCTGCCGCTGCTGGACTGGCAGGCCAGGAAGGCCGCCTGGTTCACCGCCCTGATGGAAGCCGGCGTGGTGCTGGAATGCAACGCCCCGCCGCTGCCGCAGCTACCCGACTGGATCGCCGGCCGCCTGGCCCGGCAGCAGCAGAGCGCCCCCCGCGCAGCCCTGGAATTCATCGCCGACCACGTCGAGGGCAACCTGCTGGCCGCCCACCAGGAGATCCAGAAGCTGGCCCTGCTCCATCCGGCGGGTACCCTGAGCCTGGAGCAGGTGGAGGACGCGGTGCTGGACGTGGCCCGCTTCGACGTGGACAAGCTGCGGGCCGCGCTGCTGGCCGGCGATCTGGCCCGCTGCGGGCGCCTGCTGGACGGCCTGCGCGCCGAGGATACGGCGCCGCCGCTGGTGCTGTGGGCGCTGACCAGCGAGGTCCGCACCCTGGCCCAGGTGCGCTCCGCCATGGATCGCGGCCTGCCGGCCGATGGCGCGCTGAAGGAGGCGAAGGTGTTCGGCCCGCGCCAGGGACCGGTGCGCGCCGCCGCCCAGCGCATCAGCAGCGCCGCCGCCCGTGCCGCCCTGCTGCACGCGGCGCGCATCGACCGCATGATCAAGGGGCTGGCCCGGGGCGACATCTGGGACGAGATGCTTCAGTTGGCACTGAAGCTCTCGAAATAA
- a CDS encoding methyl-accepting chemotaxis protein: protein MRSISIKVRLALLVGFMGILLLVGGAIGISGIARTNAALESVYRDRLEPTILISKIMLAMQDNRAQVMLGIQHDPGNPFSRFHDHPLSAHVGNFVKNRDAITGYWENYMARTLSSQEKALSEKFAAARARYVNEGLAPAMAALQADDFGKANEIMLVRLNPLHKAVNEAAEEIFRTTTEAAHLEYETALQRYRTLRLISIGGTIVGLLLAALAGWLLIRSISDPLNRVIASFEQIAAGRLDQPVKVDRGDEMGRCLSALATMQQELRRTIGEIGQAASAIEQQSVALHADMENVAERSNSQMDRVQEVAAAMEEVSQSVSEVAGSAEQTAVAADDSQHIVDGSHRQMTSSMAATERVVQVVESASTTIQELSAAILRVDQVTHVIQEIADQTNLLALNAAIEAARAGEQGRGFAVVADEVRKLAERTTASTTDISSTVGTIQEVTRSAVTTMGQAVREVEESIGLLKASGESVAQIATTSTHVSAMSQHIAAATKQQSVASQEVARNMEQLSELIGQNNASAQRASQTSTAMYRAAQGLRSLVVRFQV, encoded by the coding sequence ATGAGAAGCATCAGCATCAAAGTCCGACTGGCTCTTCTGGTCGGGTTCATGGGCATTCTCCTGCTTGTCGGGGGCGCCATCGGCATCAGCGGCATCGCCCGTACCAACGCGGCGCTGGAGTCGGTCTACCGCGACCGCCTGGAGCCGACGATCCTGATCAGCAAGATCATGCTGGCGATGCAGGACAACCGCGCCCAGGTGATGCTCGGCATCCAGCACGATCCGGGCAATCCCTTCTCCCGTTTCCACGACCACCCGCTTTCGGCCCACGTCGGCAACTTCGTCAAGAACCGGGACGCGATCACCGGCTACTGGGAAAATTACATGGCGCGCACGCTGTCGTCCCAGGAAAAGGCGCTCTCGGAAAAATTCGCCGCCGCCCGCGCCCGCTACGTCAACGAAGGCCTGGCGCCGGCGATGGCGGCGCTGCAGGCGGACGATTTCGGCAAGGCCAACGAGATCATGCTGGTGCGGCTCAACCCGCTGCACAAAGCCGTGAATGAGGCGGCGGAGGAGATTTTCAGAACCACCACCGAGGCCGCCCACCTCGAATACGAGACGGCGCTCCAGCGCTACCGGACACTGCGCCTCATCAGCATCGGCGGCACGATCGTCGGCCTGCTGCTGGCGGCCCTGGCCGGATGGCTGCTGATCCGCTCGATCTCCGACCCGCTGAACCGCGTGATCGCCAGCTTCGAGCAGATCGCCGCCGGCAGGCTCGACCAGCCGGTGAAGGTGGACCGGGGCGACGAAATGGGCCGCTGCCTGTCCGCCCTGGCGACGATGCAACAGGAACTGCGCCGCACCATCGGCGAGATCGGACAGGCCGCCAGCGCCATCGAGCAGCAGTCGGTCGCGCTGCATGCCGACATGGAAAACGTCGCCGAACGCTCCAACAGCCAGATGGACCGGGTGCAGGAGGTCGCCGCCGCGATGGAGGAAGTCAGCCAGTCGGTGAGCGAGGTGGCGGGCAGCGCCGAACAGACGGCGGTCGCCGCGGACGATTCCCAGCACATCGTCGACGGCAGCCATCGGCAGATGACCAGCAGCATGGCGGCCACGGAACGGGTGGTGCAGGTCGTGGAATCCGCCAGCACCACGATCCAGGAACTCTCCGCCGCCATTTTGCGGGTCGACCAGGTCACCCACGTCATCCAGGAAATCGCCGACCAGACCAACCTGCTGGCGCTGAACGCCGCCATCGAGGCCGCCCGGGCCGGCGAGCAGGGCCGCGGCTTCGCCGTGGTCGCCGACGAGGTGCGCAAACTGGCCGAGCGCACCACCGCCAGCACCACGGACATTTCCAGCACCGTCGGCACGATCCAGGAGGTGACCCGCAGCGCGGTGACCACCATGGGCCAGGCGGTGCGCGAAGTGGAGGAGAGCATCGGTCTGTTGAAGGCCAGCGGCGAGAGCGTCGCCCAGATCGCCACCACCAGCACCCATGTGTCCGCCATGTCCCAGCACATCGCCGCGGCGACCAAGCAGCAATCGGTGGCCAGCCAGGAAGTGGCCCGCAACATGGAACAGCTCTCCGAACTGATCGGGCAGAACAACGCCAGCGCCCAGCGCGCCAGCCAGACCAGCACGGCCATGTATCGCGCCGCCCAGGGGCTGCGCTCGCTGGTGGTCCGCTTCCAGGTGTAG
- the pcaD gene encoding 3-oxoadipate enol-lactonase, with protein MDGFIEVNGNPVHYRVDGRGGAPWLTLCHPLACDLSVWEAQMAALAPHFRVLRYDLRGHGRSAVPPGPYGFPLLVSDLLGLLDALGIVRTHFVGLSLGGMIGQHCALIAPQRLDRLVLASTTSALGPEVAPVWASRIEQARNRGMETQVAGFLERWFTEPFRLTHPELVARIANLIRATPVAGYIACAALIPTLDITARLAAIRTPTLVLVGESDYSTPPAMAEIIADAIPGALQDVLPDAAHLCNLEQADLFNHVILDFLLQAAGTS; from the coding sequence GTGGACGGCTTCATCGAGGTTAACGGCAATCCCGTCCATTACCGTGTCGACGGGCGTGGCGGCGCTCCCTGGTTGACGCTGTGCCACCCCCTGGCCTGCGACCTGAGCGTCTGGGAGGCGCAGATGGCCGCCCTGGCGCCCCATTTCCGGGTGCTGCGTTACGACCTGAGAGGGCACGGCAGAAGCGCGGTGCCGCCCGGCCCTTACGGTTTTCCCCTGCTGGTGTCCGATCTTCTGGGCCTGCTCGATGCGCTGGGCATCGTCCGTACCCATTTCGTCGGCCTCTCCCTGGGCGGCATGATCGGCCAGCACTGCGCCCTGATTGCACCCCAGCGCCTGGATCGCCTGGTGCTCGCCAGCACCACCAGCGCGCTGGGACCCGAGGTGGCGCCGGTCTGGGCGTCGCGCATCGAGCAGGCCCGGAATCGCGGGATGGAGACCCAGGTGGCCGGCTTTCTCGAACGCTGGTTCACCGAGCCCTTTCGCCTCACTCATCCGGAATTGGTGGCGCGCATCGCGAATCTGATCCGGGCCACGCCGGTGGCCGGCTACATCGCCTGCGCGGCATTGATCCCCACCCTGGACATCACCGCCCGCCTCGCGGCGATCCGCACCCCCACCCTGGTGCTGGTGGGCGAGTCGGACTACAGTACGCCGCCGGCGATGGCCGAGATCATCGCCGACGCCATTCCCGGCGCCTTGCAGGACGTCCTGCCCGATGCCGCCCACCTTTGCAATCTGGAGCAGGCGGATCTGTTCAATCACGTGATCCTGGACTTCCTGCTGCAAGCTGCGGGCACTTCCTGA